The genomic stretch cataaatatgagttattattttgcttcctgactatttttaggtttcaatgacaccggcaagaatgatattaaaaaaaaagaagaaatggttaatttttttatgtagttaatatccaatgattatctatatttattgagaaagtgtaaattttaagattactaaaatacaatccaaataacttaaatatttggcATAATTAATGTCCGCGCatccgcgcgggtactaatactagtatacATAAAAACATGTCATAAACTTCACCGACAACTCGAAAAATTAGCAAAAATTAGAAATAGTAAAAAAgagagtaaaaataaaaatattggtaAACTAAACTGGGATATTTATTCATTCATTTGTAAATTAAGGGATATTATTAAGAGAGTATCAAATACGAATAATCTTAGAATATCAAATCACTATTGGTCTGGGCCTGGGCCTAAAAGTTGACTCGACCGTCACAATATTGTAGAGGTAATTTTGAAATTCCTTTGAAAAATAGAGAGTACAGTCACCACTATAATTAAATATCTAAATTTACTTGCCTCATAACATGTGAACACTAAAGAAAATAAACTGGAATCATCTTTATAAACTACCAAAACTGAAAACCAAAGATGTTGGAAAAAATCTATAAATACTAGACTTATGCATTACAAAGTTCATATCATAGCAAACtttaataataaatacaagtTATATCATTATCATCCTTGAGAATGAGTACTAGGTTGATTAAAGGTCGCAAAAGTGTTTGTCTCGCGAAGATAGAAAATCAGAATAATCGACAAGTGACCTTCTCAAAACGCCGAAATGGTGTCTTCAAGAAAGCAAATGAGCTTGCTGCTATGACTGGTGCTGAAGTTGGCATCATCGTGTCTTCACCAGGTAACAAGCCTTACATTTTTTTGGTTATCTAGATATACATAATATATactatcaataatataaagtaaaTGTACATGCATCATCATAGTTAAACATGCAAATTTAAAATTTTGAACATGATACTTAATCTCACGTAAAATTAAAGCATCATATATCCAAATAATTCCTAACACGGGGTACGTTATAATAGTAGATAAATCGATTTTTCTCCTCTTGCCATATTCTATATTACTGATTTCTCTCTTCTTACTCTATAGGTAGCAAGCCTTACTCTTTTGGTCATCCAAATATAAACGAAATCATGAACAAATATGTTGGGGAAGAAAGGCCTCTATCACCATCATCACCAGACATTGATGAAAAATATGTCCAGACGTTTCGAAAAGCCAATTCTAGAAAACTTAACGCGCAACTCAATACTCTACAAGACCAGCTGGATTTTGAGTTAAGCTTGAAAAACAAACTCAATCAGATGAATAAGAATGTGGAAAGCCAACAAGAGTGGTTCAGGGGTCCTATAGAGAAGATGAACTACACAAAGGCTTCAATATTGAAAGAGGAGTTGGAAGATCTTCTCTTGAAGGTGAAGAAATATGGTACTGAACGTGGGTATGGTTATGAAAATGGAAAATGGAAGGTTGAATAAAAGCATCTACTAGTTTTCTTTTATAATCGTTcttgttatttatttttaaaggtgAACTTTGGCGCAACCATAAAAGTTGTCGCCGTATAACTAGGATATCACAGGTTtaaaccaaaaaaataatatGTTGGGTCTATAAAAGACCCTATATGGTTTGTCTCTTCTCCGGGCCGTATTCCTGCACATAGCGGGAGTATAGTACACGGACTGTTCTAGTTAATCATTTTCGTTTTTTTTGGTTGGGGGTATTATGTGATGTTTTGATGATATCTACTATGTATGCTCAATCAATGAAAACCTTATGTTTTATAAGTGTGATCTTTCTATCTTTTAAGAGGACATCCCGATCTAATTATAAGATGATATAATTAAACATTGATACAATTGAGCTTAAATacgtaataataaaaaaattaataaaaaatattttttttttatgagAAATGTGCGCGCTTCAGCATCCAATATTACACAACTGTGACGTTTGAGATTCGAGTTGCATTATATGTCCTGTATATTTTAATTTTAAagaattttcctcttctttcttcttttctgttaCTATTTACGTCCTTcccaagaagaaaaagaaagatataTATAACATGATTAAGATTTCAAATGACTGTTTACATGATAATCTATATTCAAGAAAAAGGACTCAACCATTATCGGGGCCTAAGATACTAATTTGGTTGGTATTCACTTCAAGATTTGTTTTGGCTGAATCGAAGCCATTTATTGTTGACAGAAgcttaaagagtgttattacaAATATTTAATTGATTTTACTAAGCGTAAATCTCAAAATAACAAAAATCTTgataaaaatcagaaatttttcCGAAGAATTGTGCATGTCATCAATCCAATGTTACGGGTTTATGAGATTCGAGTTGTAATCTAATGATTGTAATTGCGTTGTTTTTTAATTTCaagaaatatttttctcttctatctTCAATTCTTACATTTCAAATCGTTagaaaaaaaatttgaaagaGAATGAAAGAAAAGTGAGAAGAAAATGTTATATGATTATGATTTCAAATGAATTTTTTACACTAATAAGTTCTACTTTCAAAAGGAAGGACTTGATAACAAATGAAATCAAAAAATACTAATTTGATTGAGATTCCCTTCCTGATTTAAGCGGCCAGTTTCCGATATAATTTACAATACAGCCCAGTTAAATTATTACGTGCAAAAAATAAATTTA from Nicotiana sylvestris chromosome 12, ASM39365v2, whole genome shotgun sequence encodes the following:
- the LOC104241688 gene encoding agamous-like MADS-box protein AGL62 encodes the protein MSTRLIKGRKSVCLAKIENQNNRQVTFSKRRNGVFKKANELAAMTGAEVGIIVSSPGSKPYSFGHPNINEIMNKYVGEERPLSPSSPDIDEKYVQTFRKANSRKLNAQLNTLQDQLDFELSLKNKLNQMNKNVESQQEWFRGPIEKMNYTKASILKEELEDLLLKVKKYGTERGYGYENGKWKVE